One region of Streptomyces sp. CG4 genomic DNA includes:
- a CDS encoding DeoR/GlpR family DNA-binding transcription regulator, whose translation MRPSRGTEAEVEQRRLKLLQQVIAQGAVRIATLAENLQVSTMTVHRDLANLESRQLLHKRRGMAVALANVTLETATRFREYRDIEAKEAFAERLVREVQSGQTVLMDCGSTLFPLARRLTRIEGLTVVTNSLRIASLVGGADAAPGTCVILLGGAFRADFEACAGTDTLRHLSRIRADVMFSSATAVQGGRLFHPDQEWADLKEALQGAAERRVLPVDHSKFGRTATHGYGDATGYDLIVTDAAAPEAEIQAIEALGVPVEVVAV comes from the coding sequence ATGAGACCCAGCCGGGGGACCGAGGCCGAGGTCGAGCAGCGCCGGCTGAAGCTGCTGCAGCAGGTGATCGCCCAGGGCGCCGTGCGCATCGCCACTCTGGCCGAGAACCTGCAGGTCAGCACCATGACCGTGCACCGCGACCTGGCCAACCTGGAATCCCGGCAGTTGCTGCACAAGCGCCGCGGCATGGCGGTCGCCCTGGCGAACGTCACGCTCGAGACCGCGACACGGTTCCGCGAGTATCGCGACATCGAGGCGAAGGAGGCGTTCGCCGAACGGCTTGTCCGGGAGGTCCAGTCGGGGCAGACGGTCCTCATGGACTGCGGCAGTACGCTCTTCCCGCTCGCCCGCAGGCTGACCCGGATCGAGGGCCTGACCGTGGTCACGAACTCACTGCGCATCGCAAGTCTCGTCGGCGGCGCCGACGCCGCGCCCGGCACATGCGTGATCCTGCTGGGCGGCGCCTTCCGCGCCGACTTCGAGGCATGTGCCGGTACGGACACATTGCGCCACCTGTCCCGGATCCGCGCCGACGTGATGTTCTCCTCGGCCACCGCTGTCCAGGGCGGTCGACTCTTCCACCCCGACCAGGAGTGGGCGGACCTCAAGGAAGCCCTGCAGGGCGCGGCCGAGCGCCGCGTCCTGCCCGTCGACCACAGCAAGTTCGGCCGCACCGCCACCCACGGCTACGGCGACGCCACCGGCTACGACCTGATCGTCACCGACGCCGCCGCCCCGGAGGCCGAAATTCAGGCGATCGAGGCACTTGGTGTCCCCGTGGAGGTCGTCGCCGTCTGA
- a CDS encoding polyprenyl synthetase family protein: MGESEQLKRRVDEQLLRLVEQESAELLKVSTELAPLCEQLRGSLEQGKRLRAAFLYWGWRAAGQPDCDGIVRAAAAMELVHAAACTHDDIIDDSRVRHGMPTAHVAFADRAVDSEQGRARPVALAMMLGDLLMGYAGQVFATCGLPGAFIARTVPLWSALLRETVAGQFLEVLRTGDAVPQVAESLEVARYKTAKYTVERPLHLGATLGGGSERLLTAFTAFGLPLGEAFQLRDDMLGTFGDPALTGKPNLDDLRDGKPTALMALTVSLVSEDDRQTLTKTVGRPEFDEGDAAHVRMLMESSGARRKVEDMITERVALAHRALDTVPLPRATYTALRDLATSSANRPL; the protein is encoded by the coding sequence ATGGGTGAGTCCGAGCAGTTGAAGCGACGCGTGGACGAGCAACTCCTGCGTCTGGTGGAGCAGGAGTCGGCCGAGCTCCTCAAGGTCTCCACCGAACTCGCCCCGCTGTGCGAGCAGTTGCGCGGCTCCCTGGAGCAGGGCAAGCGGCTGCGCGCCGCGTTCCTCTACTGGGGGTGGCGGGCCGCGGGACAGCCGGACTGCGACGGCATCGTCCGCGCCGCGGCCGCCATGGAGCTGGTGCACGCGGCGGCGTGCACACACGATGACATCATCGACGACAGCCGCGTACGCCACGGCATGCCCACGGCTCACGTCGCCTTCGCCGACCGGGCCGTGGACTCGGAGCAGGGGCGAGCCAGGCCGGTGGCCCTGGCCATGATGCTGGGCGACCTCCTCATGGGCTACGCGGGCCAGGTCTTCGCCACGTGCGGACTGCCCGGAGCGTTCATCGCGCGCACGGTGCCCTTGTGGTCGGCTCTCCTGCGGGAGACCGTGGCGGGCCAGTTCCTGGAGGTGCTGCGCACGGGCGACGCGGTACCGCAGGTCGCGGAATCACTTGAGGTGGCCCGGTACAAGACGGCCAAGTACACCGTCGAACGCCCTCTGCACCTGGGCGCGACGCTGGGCGGCGGCTCGGAGCGGCTGCTCACGGCCTTCACCGCGTTCGGACTCCCGTTGGGCGAGGCGTTCCAGCTCAGGGACGACATGCTGGGCACCTTCGGCGACCCGGCCCTGACCGGCAAACCCAACCTCGACGACCTGCGAGACGGCAAACCCACCGCGCTCATGGCCCTCACCGTCTCCCTCGTCTCCGAGGACGACCGGCAGACCCTGACCAAGACGGTGGGGCGCCCCGAGTTCGACGAGGGCGACGCGGCGCACGTACGGATGCTCATGGAGTCCAGCGGCGCCCGCCGGAAGGTCGAAGACATGATCACCGAACGGGTGGCGCTGGCGCACCGGGCGCTGGACACCGTCCCCCTGCCCCGTGCCACGTACACGGCGCTGCGCGACCTGGCGACCTCATCGGCCAACCGCCCCCTCTGA
- a CDS encoding oxygenase MpaB family protein, which produces MTTSTTPRYTEATLDTLRHQGDPLADDTVAAMFEKGEVKDFNTLMRFFSTAGTRLPEGLPASAESFLETTGMPPTWVDWDVMERARLFFMDNSAHINTGLSFAAMPATYAIPRVARLLASTHSMDYPSRRMANTGQFVTYLMQTNAFEEGSKFIPAAQKVRLLHAAIRYHLTRSDHWDVAQDGVPLCQEDMIGGQICFSILVLDAMHRLGIHMSEEGAEAYYYAWRVVGTILGCDMEAAPSNLTEAREYADLYLLRNLGPSEDGVRLNQQLVKMYEDVVPGTLFDPIVAATIRFLVGDTIGDWLQLPRSPWDMAAKAIPHVLNVLETIEDSSPLGEWALDKAGSLLTTFELASLTRGRVMQYAIPEELKSEYGVRSQRSRTHRWTPPASTMV; this is translated from the coding sequence ATGACCACCTCCACCACCCCGCGCTACACCGAAGCGACGCTCGACACCCTCCGCCACCAGGGCGACCCGCTGGCGGACGACACCGTGGCGGCCATGTTCGAGAAGGGAGAAGTAAAGGACTTCAACACCCTGATGCGCTTCTTCAGCACCGCGGGAACCCGCCTTCCCGAGGGGCTTCCGGCCTCCGCCGAGTCCTTCCTCGAGACCACCGGTATGCCTCCGACCTGGGTGGACTGGGACGTGATGGAGCGCGCCCGGCTGTTCTTCATGGACAACTCCGCGCACATCAACACCGGTCTGTCCTTCGCCGCGATGCCGGCCACGTACGCCATCCCGCGCGTGGCGCGGCTGCTGGCCTCGACCCACTCGATGGACTATCCCTCGCGCCGCATGGCGAACACGGGCCAGTTCGTCACCTACCTCATGCAGACCAACGCCTTCGAGGAGGGCAGCAAGTTCATCCCGGCCGCCCAGAAGGTCCGGCTGCTGCACGCCGCGATCCGCTACCACCTGACCCGCTCCGACCACTGGGACGTGGCGCAGGACGGCGTGCCCCTGTGCCAGGAAGACATGATCGGCGGCCAGATCTGCTTCTCCATCCTCGTCCTGGACGCGATGCACCGTCTGGGCATCCACATGAGCGAGGAGGGCGCGGAGGCGTACTACTACGCCTGGAGGGTCGTCGGCACGATCCTGGGCTGCGACATGGAGGCGGCTCCCAGCAACCTCACGGAGGCACGCGAATACGCCGACCTCTACCTGCTGCGCAATCTCGGCCCGTCCGAGGACGGTGTACGCCTCAACCAGCAACTGGTGAAGATGTACGAGGATGTGGTCCCCGGCACCCTTTTCGACCCGATCGTCGCCGCCACCATCCGCTTCCTGGTCGGCGACACCATCGGTGACTGGCTCCAGCTCCCCCGTTCCCCGTGGGACATGGCCGCCAAGGCGATCCCGCACGTCCTGAACGTCCTGGAGACGATCGAGGACAGCAGCCCGCTGGGCGAATGGGCGCTCGACAAGGCGGGCAGCCTCCTGACCACCTTCGAGCTGGCCTCCCTCACCCGCGGCCGGGTCATGCAGTACGCGATCCCGGAAGAGCTGAAGTCGGAGTACGGCGTCCGCTCCCAGCGCTCCCGTACCCACCGCTGGACACCCCCGGCGTCGACCATGGTCTGA
- a CDS encoding LuxR C-terminal-related transcriptional regulator gives MTLLERSAELGVLGSLIEQASGGECAVALIEGPAGVGKSALLAAAARQGHDRGLMVLQAHGCDLERGMAFGVVRQLLEPATVAAESQGSSSLLAGAAEAARAVFESSADQVWSCTGSSDVPFAQLHGLYLLALRLAARRPLLVLVDDAHHADPCSRHWLTYLARRLRGSRISLLIAVRAEDSDTEDSVVAELSAHPACRRLRPAPLSPAAVAQYLTDGLGTELDTEVAALCHLITGGNPYLLRALTENVSRSGISPVRSELPRLTALAQRLLPLHLPILLRRHSASVAPAAAALATLGRTTSQPLLCEVTGLDAVAVAGALTVLEQAGLAEPGPPWQLRHPLMRETLQLRTSTAARNELRARAADALLALGGDDREVADLLLATEPEGHPWRVRVLRAAAQQALHRHEFHACRAYLHRALSEPPAQADRLEILAQLGITEVQTDPAAAVEHLRAAVEHLEPAGRVHLVPHLAEALTRTGRSAEAVALLDALAAEIPDADRESLYRLWAQGILLFLEDTPRLADDWIGRGGIGTDLPGDTPGQRLLLAALAVKTFLTGQCSETAATLAERALAQFSPPADPVLTGTFAVSALLNADRLTEAEHWYRHVAIAARDEQPPSPRSLLVSVHAKLAYRMGDPRAALAHIGQILDPAPADRRYWPYATALAVHALLDLGDVPEAARVCRAPFEGPVGKHWSWTALLAARARLRLEQGRPEAALADLEECGHRQTEGGYDNPALVPWRSEAALIHDRLGHRATAAHLAQQELQLARAWGSPRTVATSLRALGLLSTGPAALAALTEAVALLESTPARIDLARALADLGELLAAHGHINESRTRLRQALDLAETAHARPLSERAHRALLDTGARPRRKRQSGVSALTSRECRIATLAAEGMSNQQIATELFVTRRTVEFHLTRAFRKLGITTRNDLPRALSDIVQP, from the coding sequence GTGACCTTGCTGGAACGCTCCGCGGAGCTCGGCGTATTGGGCTCGCTGATCGAGCAGGCGTCCGGCGGCGAGTGTGCGGTGGCTCTGATCGAGGGCCCGGCAGGCGTCGGCAAGAGCGCCCTTCTGGCGGCCGCAGCGCGCCAGGGGCACGATCGAGGGCTCATGGTTCTCCAGGCCCACGGCTGCGATCTGGAACGGGGCATGGCGTTCGGTGTCGTACGACAGCTCCTTGAACCGGCCACAGTCGCGGCCGAATCCCAGGGATCTTCCTCGCTGTTGGCCGGCGCGGCCGAGGCCGCCCGGGCCGTCTTCGAGTCGTCGGCCGATCAGGTCTGGTCCTGTACCGGCTCATCGGACGTACCCTTCGCGCAGTTGCACGGCCTGTACCTGCTGGCACTGCGGCTGGCTGCACGCCGTCCCCTGCTGGTGCTGGTCGACGACGCCCACCACGCCGACCCGTGTTCGCGCCACTGGCTGACCTACCTGGCCCGCCGGTTGAGAGGCAGCCGGATATCGCTCCTCATCGCGGTACGCGCCGAAGACAGCGACACCGAGGACAGCGTGGTCGCCGAGCTGTCCGCACACCCGGCCTGCCGGCGTCTGCGGCCCGCGCCACTGTCACCGGCCGCTGTCGCGCAGTACCTCACCGATGGGTTGGGGACTGAACTCGACACAGAGGTGGCGGCCCTGTGCCACCTGATCACGGGCGGCAACCCGTACTTGCTGCGGGCGCTCACCGAGAACGTTTCCCGCAGCGGGATCTCCCCGGTGCGCTCCGAGCTGCCGCGGCTGACCGCGCTGGCACAGCGGCTGCTCCCTCTCCACCTGCCCATCCTGCTACGCCGGCACTCGGCCTCGGTCGCACCCGCGGCCGCCGCACTGGCCACTCTCGGACGCACCACCAGCCAGCCGCTGCTGTGCGAGGTCACCGGGCTCGACGCCGTCGCCGTGGCCGGTGCGCTCACCGTGCTCGAACAGGCCGGCCTCGCGGAGCCGGGTCCGCCGTGGCAGCTTCGCCACCCCTTGATGCGGGAGACATTGCAGCTCCGGACCAGTACGGCAGCGCGCAACGAACTGCGGGCCCGAGCGGCCGATGCCTTGCTGGCTCTCGGAGGCGACGACAGGGAGGTGGCCGATCTCCTGCTCGCCACCGAGCCGGAAGGGCACCCGTGGCGAGTACGGGTACTGCGTGCGGCGGCCCAACAGGCCCTGCACCGGCACGAGTTTCACGCCTGCCGCGCGTACCTGCACAGGGCTCTGAGCGAACCGCCCGCCCAGGCAGACCGGCTGGAGATCCTGGCCCAGTTGGGCATCACCGAAGTGCAGACCGACCCGGCCGCGGCCGTCGAGCATCTGCGCGCGGCCGTGGAGCACCTGGAACCCGCAGGCAGAGTGCACCTGGTCCCGCACCTGGCCGAGGCCCTGACCCGCACCGGCCGCAGTGCGGAGGCGGTCGCCCTGCTGGACGCGCTGGCGGCCGAGATCCCCGACGCGGACCGTGAGTCGCTGTACCGGCTGTGGGCGCAGGGCATCCTTCTCTTCCTGGAGGACACCCCCCGACTGGCGGACGACTGGATCGGCCGGGGCGGCATCGGCACCGACCTGCCCGGTGACACCCCAGGTCAGCGCCTCCTGCTCGCGGCGCTCGCGGTGAAGACCTTCCTCACCGGCCAGTGCTCGGAGACCGCCGCCACCCTGGCCGAACGCGCCCTGGCGCAGTTCAGCCCGCCCGCGGACCCCGTGCTCACGGGCACCTTCGCGGTCAGTGCGCTGCTGAACGCCGACCGGCTGACCGAGGCCGAGCACTGGTACCGGCACGTGGCCATCGCGGCACGGGACGAGCAACCGCCGTCGCCACGGTCGCTGTTGGTGTCCGTCCACGCGAAGCTGGCCTACCGGATGGGAGACCCCCGAGCAGCCCTGGCCCACATCGGACAAATCCTCGATCCGGCACCCGCCGACCGACGCTACTGGCCGTACGCAACGGCTCTGGCCGTCCACGCCTTGCTGGACCTCGGTGACGTCCCAGAGGCCGCCCGCGTGTGCCGGGCCCCCTTCGAAGGTCCGGTCGGCAAGCACTGGAGCTGGACGGCGCTGCTGGCGGCCCGGGCCCGGCTGCGGCTCGAACAGGGCCGGCCCGAGGCCGCGTTGGCCGACCTGGAGGAGTGCGGGCACCGCCAGACCGAAGGCGGCTACGACAATCCCGCGCTCGTCCCCTGGCGCTCCGAAGCCGCCTTGATCCACGACCGGCTCGGTCATCGGGCCACCGCGGCCCACCTTGCCCAGCAGGAGCTGCAGCTCGCCCGCGCCTGGGGCAGCCCCAGGACCGTCGCCACGAGCCTGCGCGCCCTCGGCCTGCTCAGTACCGGCCCGGCGGCCCTCGCCGCACTGACCGAGGCGGTCGCCCTGCTGGAATCGACGCCGGCACGCATCGACCTGGCCCGCGCCCTCGCCGACCTGGGCGAACTCCTCGCCGCACACGGGCACATCAACGAATCCCGCACCCGGCTCCGACAAGCCCTGGACCTGGCCGAAACAGCACATGCCCGGCCGCTGTCCGAACGCGCGCACCGCGCCCTGCTCGACACCGGCGCCCGCCCACGCCGCAAACGGCAGTCAGGCGTGTCCGCCCTGACCAGCAGAGAGTGCCGTATCGCCACCTTGGCCGCCGAGGGAATGAGCAACCAGCAGATCGCCACAGAGCTGTTCGTCACCCGCCGCACCGTGGAGTTCCACCTCACCCGGGCCTTCCGCAAACTCGGCATCACCACGCGAAATGACCTCCCCCGAGCACTCTCCGACATCGTTCAGCCGTAG